CGCGGAACGCCTCGCCTCCTCGACCGACGTCTGAGTCGACACCCTCGCGAACGGATATCGAACATCTGTTCGATCCTGGCGTAGGCTGATCCCATGACAGCTGAGATCCAGGGCCTGCTGTTCGCCGATCCCGACACCGCCACGGGCGTCCGCTTCCGCCGTACGCCGCTGTCCCACGGCGCCTGGGTCGACGTCGCACCCGGCTGGGCCGGGGACCCGGACACCGTGTTTGCCCGCATGGTCGAGGGCGTCGACTGGCGGGCCGAGCGCCGGGTGATGTATGACCGCACGGTCGCCGTGCCGCGGCTGACCCGCTACTTCCGCGCCGATGAGACCTGGCCGGACCCGGCGCTGCGCGCGTGGTGCGCGCAGCTGTCGGCGCACTACGCCGACGAGCTCGGCGAACCGTTCACCACGGCCGGATGCTGCTACTACCGCGACGGCCGCGACTCCGTCGCCTGGCACGGCGACACCTTCGGTCGCGGCGCCAGCCACGACACGATGGTCGCTATCGTCTCCCTCGGCGACCAGCGCCGGCTCTCGCTGCGCCCCCGCGGTGGTGGCCGGTCGCTGTCGTTCGCGATGGGGCACGGCGACCTGGTCGTGATGGGTGGCTCCTGCCAGCGGACCTGGGAGCACGCCGTGCTGAAGACGGCCCAGCATGTCGGGCCGCGGATCAGCGTGCAGTTCCGCCCCGCGGGGGTTGCCTGATCCTCAACCGATCGCTCGTCGTGTCGGACGCAGGTCGCCGGTGGCGAGCTTCGCGGTGTCGCCGGCCAGCCGGCCCTGGGTCCAGCCGGCGGCGTCCCAACCGCCGCGCACCGGGCTCGTCCCCAAGGTGCCGAACCGCTCGGTGACCCAGGCGTCGAGGGCATCGGCCTGGGACTGCAGGGCCGGGAGCAGGCGGTCGCTGTCGGTGGACCCGGCAACGACGTGGTCGGTCACCTCGCGCAGCCGCTCACCGAGGCGGTCGGCGTAGGCCAGCCAGAACGCCGAGCGGTAGCTCGCGCTGCGGGTGCGCGCGCCGGGCGGGGCGGACCGTGCGGTCTCGGCGAGTGCGTGCTGGCCCTGCACGAGCAGGGAGGTGTAGAGCGCCTCGACCGCGGCCAGGTCGCTGGCCGTGCCCATCACGGCCGTCATCGAGACCTGCCCGAGCACGACGACGCGACACCGGGTTGCGGCGGCCACGACGTTGAGGAGGACGTTCTTGATGTCGGCGTACGGCGGGTCGACCCGCACCCGGATCATCGTCGGTGCCTCGCCGTTGCGGCCGCGGTTGGCCGCCAGCAGCGCGGCGTCGATCGCGTGCCGGGTGATCAGCTCCTGCGCCTTGGCGGTGTAGGTGGCGGCCTCGGCCTCGAACTCCGTCGACTCGGCCTTGGCCAACAGCCGGCGGACCCTGACCAGCACCGGATCGGCGCGGTCGGGGGCCGAGGCCGCCGAGGCGAGCGGCTGGTCAGGTCGTCCCGGCGGAGGCAGCAGGAAGTCGAGCGGCGGGACGCGGAGCGTCTCGACCACCGCCAGCACCGCCAGCACCAGCTGAGCGCCCTCGAGACCCTCGCGGGCGGACCATCGCGCAAGCCAACCCCGACGCGCCTGCGCGTCGCCGAGGCCGGCGTCGTCCAGCTGCTGCTGCCACCGCGGGTCGATGGCCTGCGTCGAACGCCCGGCCCGGTCGGCGGCGACGAGGTCGGGGACGAGGCGTCGCTGCTTCGCGTCGGCCAGCGCGACTCGGGTGTGGTGGAGCACGTCGTCCGGCTGCCAGCCGTTGGCCCACAGGAGGTCGACCTGGTCCAGGAGGGGCACCTCGGCGGCGCGACAGACGGTCGCGCGGTCGCCGCGCACCAGGGCGTTGAACGCCGCGAGCCGCCCGGCCTCCGGCACACCGCGGGGGAGGAGCACCGATGCCCACGCGGCCTCGGCTGGCTCGCTGCGATCCGGCGGGGGCAGCGTGAAGACATCCGTCGGGTCTGTCGCTTGCTCCTGGCGCGCGTGGGCCTGTCGCGCTCGTTCTCTCGCCCGCGCCCTGGACCTGGCCTCGCGTCGTTTCTGGCTGTTGCGTCCCATGTCGCGCACCGTAGGTTCCGGCTCCGACACCGTGTGAAAGAGCCGCACGCGTCCCGGACATGAGAGAGCGTGGACCCCGTGCACCCGCCCGACGACGCCGACCGGCAGGCCCGGTTCACCGCGCTGGCCCGCGCGGTGGTCGATCCGTTGCGGGCCTACCTGGTGCGCCGTGCGCCTGCCGACGCCGACGACGTCCTGGCCGAGGTGCTGCTCGTGTTGTGGCGCCGCCTCGACGACGTCCCTGCCGAGGCCCGGCTCCCGTGGTGCTACGGCGTCGCCCGCGGGTGCCTGGCCAACGCCCGCCGGGCCGAGCGACGACGGGCGCGGCTCGCGGACCGGGTGTGGGGTGAGCGTGTGCACGAGCCCGGGCAGGACGAGCCGGCGTACGACGATCTGCACGCCGCCCTGCGCCGGCTGCCGGAGGGGGAGCAGGAGCTGCTGCGGCTGTGGGCGTGGGAGGAGCTCGAGCCGCGGGAGATCGCGGTCGTGTTGGGCATCAGCCCCAACGCGGTGAGCATCCGGCTGCACCGGGCACGGCGCCGGCTCGCTGCGCTTCTCGGCGAAAGCCCGGCACCCCAGCCGGACAGGAGCAGGGTGAAGGGAGGGGGAGCATGACCGACGACGAGCTGCGCGCACGACTGCAGCGAGCCGACCCGGCACGCTCCACGCCTCCCGGACCCGATCTCGACGCGCTCCTGGAGGCCACGATGAGCAGCACCCTGACCCCGCGCCAGGCACCGGCGCCCTCGCCGACCCGACGGCGCACCACCTTGCTGACGGCCGCGGCCATCGCAGCGGCGGCCCTCGGCGTGGCCACCTGGACCCAGCTGGGCGGCGACGACCCGGAGCCGGCGGCCGCACCGACCGTCCTCGAGGTCGAGGCCCCGGGTGAGGAGGCGGCCATGGCGATGTGCCTGCCCTTCGACCTCGCGACGCTCGCCGGCTACGCACCGGCCTACGACGCCACCGCCGTGGCGGTCGAGGGCGGTCGGGCGCGGATGGAGGTCAACCGCACCTACGCCGGTGCGCCGGTCGACGAGCTGGTCGTGCGCAGCCTGGGCGCGACCTCGGTGGCGCTGATCGGGGGCATCGGGGAGGTCGAGGTGGGCCAGCGCTACCTGCTCTCGGTCGAGGACGGGACGATCACGGCGTGTGGCTACTCCGGCCCCTGGAGCGCTGAGTACGCCGCGCAGTGGGAAGAGGCGTACGGCGGATGAGGGTCACCCTGAGCGTCCCTCAGGGGTGAGCCGGGGCGAATCCCGGTAGCGCCGGTCCAGGCGCTGCGCGAGAGTGAGGCCATGACCTCGGTAGCCCCTGCGCCCGCGCGTGCCGTCGCCGCCCGCATCCGTGACCTGACCAAGACCTACGGCACCGGAGCCGCCCGGGTGGTCGCGCTCGACGGCGTCTCGGTCGACCTCTACGCCGGTGAGTTCACCGCGATCATGGGCCCCTCCGGGTCGGGCAAGTCGACGCTGATGCACTGTGCGGCCGCGCTCGACGCCGCCGACAGCGGATCGGTGGAGATCGACGGGACGCCGTTGGCGGGGATGAAGGACAAGCAGCTGACGGCACTGCGCCGCGACGCGCTCGGGTTCGTCTTCCAGTCCTTCAACCTGGTGCCGACGCTCACCGCGGAGGAGAACATCACGCTGCCGCTGGCGATCGCGGGACGCAAGCCGGACCCGGAGTGGTACGCCACCGTGCTCGACGCGGTCGGACTGCGCGAGCGGCTCAGCCACCGACCCAACGAGCTCTCCGGGGGGCAGCAGCAGCGGGTGGCGGTCGCCCGCGCCCTGGTGTCGCGCCCGACGATCGTGTTCGCCGACGAGCCCACCGGCAACCTCGACTCGCGCTCGGGTGCCGAGGTGCTGGCGCTGCTGCGGCGTACCGTCGCGGAGTTCGGCCAGACCGTCGTCATGGTGACCCATGACCCGGTCGCGGCCGCTCACACCGACCGCGTCGTCTTCCTCGCCGACGGGCGGGTCGTCGACGAGCTGCGCGAGCCCAGCCGCGAGTCGATCATGGAGCGGATGGCGGCCTTCGACGTCGCGGGTCCCGGCGCATGATCCGGGTCGCGCTCCGCAGCCTGCTGGGCCGCAAGGTCCGGCTGCTCATGAGCACCTTCGCGATCGTGCTGGGTGTGGCTTTCGTGGCCGGCACGTTCATGTTCACCGACACGCTCAACCGGTCGTTCACGTCGATCTTCGCCTCCTCCGTCGGCGACGTCGTCGTGCAGCCGAGCGACCGCGCCGACGGCATGACGACCACCGGCCTGACCATCCCGGCCGAGGTTGTCGCGACCCTGGCGCAGGTCGACGGGGCGGCGCGCGCGGACGGCAACGTCACCTCGGTCGGCACCTTCGTCGTGGACGCGGGTGGCAAGGTCGTCGGCGGGCAGGGCGCGCCCGGCCTGGGACTGTCGTTCAACGACGCCCCGGCCGGGCACGGTCTCGAGGGACTGCGCATCATCGACGGCAAGGTGCCCGAGGGCATCGACGAGGTTGCGCTCGACGAGCGCACCGCGGAGCGCGCCGGCTACGGCATCGGTGACACCGTCCAGCTCGTCACCAACGGCTCGCGCCCGAGTCTGAAGCCCACCTTGGTCGGGACGGTGGGCTACGGCGACGGGGGCGGGCTCAACGGCGCGACCATGAGCGTCTTCGACACCAGGACCGCCCAGGAGCTCTTCCTCGACGGGGCGGACGCCTACTCCGACGTGTGGGTGACCGCCGCCGACGGCGTCAGCCAGGAGGAGCTGCGCGATGCGGTCGAGGAGGTCGTGCCCGAGGAGTACGCCGTGCTCACCGGCGACGAGGCCGCCGACCAGAGCGCCAGCGAGCTGCTGCAGGCGATCTCGTTCATCACGACGTTCCTGCTGATCTTCGCCGGCGTCGCGCTGGTCGTCGGGTCGTTCCTCATCGTCAACACCTTCTCGATCCTCGTGGCGCAGCGGGCCCGCGAGCTCGCCCTGCTGCGGGCACTCGGGGCGTCGCGACGTCAGGTGACCGGCTCGGTGCTGCTGGAGTCGCTGGTGCTGGGCATCGTCGGCTCCACGCTCGGACTGCTTCTGGGCATCGGGCTCGCCCACGGCATCCGTGCGATCACCGCCACCGCCGGTCTCGACCTCACCGGTCCGTTGGTCTTCGCGCCGCGCACGGTCGTGGCGGCGTACGCCGTGGGCATCGTGGTCACCGTCGTGGCGGCCTACCTGCCGGCGCGGCGGTCCAGCCGCATCGAGCCGGTGCAGGCGTTGCGCGACGACATCGCGCTGCCCGAGGGATCCCTGCGCAGGCGCTTCGTCGTGGGCGTCGTCATGATCGGCGTCGGCGCGGGTGCGATGGCGGTCGGGCTGGTCACCGACGTCGGCAGCGCCGGGTGGTGGGTCGGGGCCGGTGTGCTCACCGTCCTGCTCGGCACCGCAGCAGCGAGCCCGGTGCTCTCGCGGCCGCTGCTGGCGCTGGCATCGGCGGTCTACCGTCGTGCCTTCGGGATGGTCGGCACGCTGGCCGGTCAGAACGCACGTCGCAACCCACGGCGCACGACAGCCACCGCGTCCGCCCTGATGATCGGGCTGGCGTTGGTCACGACGATGTCGATCCTCGGCACGTCGGCCAGCGCCTCGGTGGACCAGACGATCGAGGAGAACTTCTCCGGCGACGTCGTGGTCTCCAACGCCGTGGGTACGCCGTTCTCGCCCGCGGTCGGCAGGCAGTTGGCCGAGGAGCCGGCCGTCGACGTGGTGAGCCGGGTGCGGTTCGGCATGGCGCGGATCGACGGTGCCGAGGAGTTCCTGCTCGGCTTCGACCCGGAGTCCATCGCCGACATCGTCGTGTTCGAGATGCTCGACGGTCGGGCGAACCCGCTCGGCGAGCGCGAGCTCCTCGTGGCCGAGGACGAGGCGGAGGACCTCGGACTGGCGGTCGGTGACGAGCTCGAGGTGCAGGTGCCGCGCGGCACGCAGACCTTCACCGTGGCCGGGATCTACGCGCGCAACGCGTTCGCCGGCGGTGCACACCTGGTCTCGGTCGACGCGATGGTCGCGGCCGGCTACCCCGACGAGGACAACACGCTCTTCCTCACCGCTGCCGGCAGTCAGGAGGACCTGCTCGAGGCGGCGCGGGAGGTGACCGCCGACCTGCCACTGGTCTCGGTGAAGGACCAGGCCGACTACGCCGAGGAGCAGCGGGCGCCGATCGACCAGCTGTTGCTGCTGATCTATGCCCTGCTCGGCCTCGCCCTGGTGATCGCCGTGCTCGGCATCGTCAACACCCTCGCGCTGTCGATCATCGAGCGCACGCGCGAGGTCGGACTGCTGCGCGCGGTCGGGCTCAGCCGGCGTCAGCTACGACGGATGATCGGCCTGGAGTCGGTGGTGATCGCACTGCTCGGGACGCTGCTCGGGCTGGTGCTCGGCGTCGTCTTCGGGCTGTCGCTGCTGACCGCGCTGGCCGACCAGGGTCTCGAGGCGGTCGTCGTGCCGTGGGGCCAGCTCGGGGCGTTCGTGGTGGCGGCGGTCGTCGTCGGGATCCTCGCCGCACTCGTGCCGGCTCGGCGGGCGGCCCGGCTCGACGTGCTCCGGGCGATCGCCACGGAGTGACCGTGGCCGAGGCCGCAGCAGGACGCGGCGAGGACGAGTCCGCCGCTCTCAGGGCGCGTCGACGCAGGTGACGGTGGCGAGGACCTCCTGCGGCGACCCCGCGTGGTTGGTCACGAAGACCGCCCATCCGGTGGGGTCACCGGCACCGGACCACCAGACGCCGGTGCCGGCAGCGGGTGCGAAGGTCCGGACCTCGATGTCGGGGTCGGCGTCGTACCCGCCCGCGAGTGCCACCTTGTCGCTCGGACAGGACACGATCATGTTGCTGTCGTCGTCCGGGGCGATCGACCCCGACGTCATCGTCCTGACCTCCAGGCCGGAGAAGCCACCCGCCGGTCCGACCGGTCCCGCCGGTCCCGCAGTGTCGGTAGTGGCGATCTGGGCGCGCAGCGCCGGGTGCAGGTGGCGCGGCCGCACGGCGGCGTCGGCGACCTTGTTGGCGCGGACCGCGCCCTTGGCGATCCGGGCAGGCTTGACCGCGCCCTTCGCCAGGTGCCGGGTCTTCACCGCGCCGGGCTGGATGTCCTTCGCCGTGACCGTCTGCACGGCGTAGGCGCTCCCGGTGCCCAGCGCCAGGGCCAGTGCCAAGGTGGACGCCACGTCGGCGTACCGGGGCCGACGCAGCCTGCGGCGCAGACCACCGGCGAGGCGGGAGGGGAGGCAGGAGTCGGACATGGATGCTCCTTCGGTGGACAGGGTGTCAGCCGAGGACGCTCGGTCCAGTCTCCGGAGAGCGGAATGGTGAAAACCTGGCCATGACGCCGACTCGCGGCTGGCCAGGTGCGGGGTCAGTCAGCCGTCGGTGCCCCACACCTCGCGGAGCTCCGCGCGGCTGCTGACTCCGAGCTTGCGGAAGGCGGAGGCGAGCTGGTTGGTGACCGTGTTGACCGAGACACCGTTGAGCTCGGCGATCTCCTTCGAGGTGTAGCGACGCGCGGCGAGGTCGGCCACCTGCCGCTCGCGCTCGGTGAGGGTCGCCGGGCGCGGCGGGCCCGTGGACCACAGCGCCATGCCCGGCACGTCCGCGCGCAGCGCGTCGGACGCCGTCTGGTACCGCCGCGACGTCAGATCGGTGCCGCCCGTGCGCTCGGTGCTCCGCGCCATCCACGCCCAGGTGTCGGCAGCGGTGGTCACGACCCCGAGCTCGCGGGCATCGGCGGCAACGGCGTCGAGCGTCTCGACGTC
The nucleotide sequence above comes from Nocardioides massiliensis. Encoded proteins:
- a CDS encoding ABC transporter ATP-binding protein, coding for MTSVAPAPARAVAARIRDLTKTYGTGAARVVALDGVSVDLYAGEFTAIMGPSGSGKSTLMHCAAALDAADSGSVEIDGTPLAGMKDKQLTALRRDALGFVFQSFNLVPTLTAEENITLPLAIAGRKPDPEWYATVLDAVGLRERLSHRPNELSGGQQQRVAVARALVSRPTIVFADEPTGNLDSRSGAEVLALLRRTVAEFGQTVVMVTHDPVAAAHTDRVVFLADGRVVDELREPSRESIMERMAAFDVAGPGA
- a CDS encoding DUF2786 domain-containing protein; this encodes MLLPRGVPEAGRLAAFNALVRGDRATVCRAAEVPLLDQVDLLWANGWQPDDVLHHTRVALADAKQRRLVPDLVAADRAGRSTQAIDPRWQQQLDDAGLGDAQARRGWLARWSAREGLEGAQLVLAVLAVVETLRVPPLDFLLPPPGRPDQPLASAASAPDRADPVLVRVRRLLAKAESTEFEAEAATYTAKAQELITRHAIDAALLAANRGRNGEAPTMIRVRVDPPYADIKNVLLNVVAAATRCRVVVLGQVSMTAVMGTASDLAAVEALYTSLLVQGQHALAETARSAPPGARTRSASYRSAFWLAYADRLGERLREVTDHVVAGSTDSDRLLPALQSQADALDAWVTERFGTLGTSPVRGGWDAAGWTQGRLAGDTAKLATGDLRPTRRAIG
- a CDS encoding RNA polymerase sigma factor: MDPVHPPDDADRQARFTALARAVVDPLRAYLVRRAPADADDVLAEVLLVLWRRLDDVPAEARLPWCYGVARGCLANARRAERRRARLADRVWGERVHEPGQDEPAYDDLHAALRRLPEGEQELLRLWAWEELEPREIAVVLGISPNAVSIRLHRARRRLAALLGESPAPQPDRSRVKGGGA
- a CDS encoding alpha-ketoglutarate-dependent dioxygenase AlkB, with amino-acid sequence MTAEIQGLLFADPDTATGVRFRRTPLSHGAWVDVAPGWAGDPDTVFARMVEGVDWRAERRVMYDRTVAVPRLTRYFRADETWPDPALRAWCAQLSAHYADELGEPFTTAGCCYYRDGRDSVAWHGDTFGRGASHDTMVAIVSLGDQRRLSLRPRGGGRSLSFAMGHGDLVVMGGSCQRTWEHAVLKTAQHVGPRISVQFRPAGVA
- a CDS encoding ABC transporter permease — protein: MIRVALRSLLGRKVRLLMSTFAIVLGVAFVAGTFMFTDTLNRSFTSIFASSVGDVVVQPSDRADGMTTTGLTIPAEVVATLAQVDGAARADGNVTSVGTFVVDAGGKVVGGQGAPGLGLSFNDAPAGHGLEGLRIIDGKVPEGIDEVALDERTAERAGYGIGDTVQLVTNGSRPSLKPTLVGTVGYGDGGGLNGATMSVFDTRTAQELFLDGADAYSDVWVTAADGVSQEELRDAVEEVVPEEYAVLTGDEAADQSASELLQAISFITTFLLIFAGVALVVGSFLIVNTFSILVAQRARELALLRALGASRRQVTGSVLLESLVLGIVGSTLGLLLGIGLAHGIRAITATAGLDLTGPLVFAPRTVVAAYAVGIVVTVVAAYLPARRSSRIEPVQALRDDIALPEGSLRRRFVVGVVMIGVGAGAMAVGLVTDVGSAGWWVGAGVLTVLLGTAAASPVLSRPLLALASAVYRRAFGMVGTLAGQNARRNPRRTTATASALMIGLALVTTMSILGTSASASVDQTIEENFSGDVVVSNAVGTPFSPAVGRQLAEEPAVDVVSRVRFGMARIDGAEEFLLGFDPESIADIVVFEMLDGRANPLGERELLVAEDEAEDLGLAVGDELEVQVPRGTQTFTVAGIYARNAFAGGAHLVSVDAMVAAGYPDEDNTLFLTAAGSQEDLLEAAREVTADLPLVSVKDQADYAEEQRAPIDQLLLLIYALLGLALVIAVLGIVNTLALSIIERTREVGLLRAVGLSRRQLRRMIGLESVVIALLGTLLGLVLGVVFGLSLLTALADQGLEAVVVPWGQLGAFVVAAVVVGILAALVPARRAARLDVLRAIATE